DNA from Nymphalis io chromosome 24, ilAglIoxx1.1, whole genome shotgun sequence:
GAAAATCTCTTTGCGTCAATTTCCTCAAAAACGCTATCAATTTGTcttttttgctatttttattcTTCTGCCGTCTCTCTTGTTGCGCTGCTATGAGTTCTTCTAAATCTTTCCTATTCTTCGAATTATCACCATGCAACCATATGTATGATGCACTGCACTCTTCATATTTGCCCTTCATGGCCAGGAAAGCTGGACTTTCAGGCCATGAACaggttattataattgaaacaatTTGAGGGATTATAGCAAATATCGCTATTTGTCTCCACGTCCAATATAAAGCCATGGAGTGACACATCAGCGAACCTATCGCCACCgaagctttttttattgttataaaatatcctCTTCTTTTTGGATGTGAATACTCTCCTAATACTATAGCAGTAATATAAACTCCGCATAATGCCATTCCTTGGATAATTCTAGCAGCGTATAAAGCAGATATGCTGTTCGCGAGGGCAAATATGAAAAATCCGGTACTAACTAAAATGTTCATGCAAAAGAATGCAAATTTACGGCCAAATACTTGCATAAGTGGTGGAATTACACAAAATCCGATGACTCCGGAAAATCCATGGCTGGCAgctgtaagaaaaaaattgcatgtaatttatatgtttttgaataaaaactcTTTGTAGGTTTTAGATTATAAGTTACAatccaatttaaaattatagtcggccgtgtaaaaataataaatatggtatATTTCTGTAGTCGGTGTCTAATGTTATATAGGTATTCATTTAAGCTTAAAAACGACCATCCTTCACATACATGTGCCTATGTCACAAGCTGGATCAGTTCATAAACGATTATATGTTGGagcataaatacaaaaaatcacCGGATTCTAAATCCAATTCGATATAAGTAAATACTTACCAATCCAGGAAGCTTCGTCTGGTGTGACAGATATTTCTGTGTTACTTGGAGACAAGATAGCGGGGTTCAGAACAGCCGGAAAAGATAACATCAGACCAGTTCCAATGGAGTGCATGCAGTCCGCCATGAGGACTAAACTCTGAAATAATATGTGCTCTGATCATATTCATAGTTGCCcagtaatgttataaaaatgtgaaagtttgtGTGTTTAGATGTCTGTTACCAAATCACCTCAAAACGACTAGACAGATTCGATCCACGGACtcaaataaaagtaagtaagtcgggatggataaattaaatataatttgttaagaaAACTTATTCTCTGGATGGAAAGATAAGCCCTtgaaatgtctatgggctgtaCTAACCACATCAGCccatggcccatttgcccgtccgcctaccaataccataaaaaaatcacCACTATCACGGTACATCTGctgttacaaatataataaattaaaaacttacctgtcgccataaataaatatcgtcaaAACAGCTCATTTCAAGTTATAAAGTTTAAAcatttgttgttaaaataaacaattgaataaGTACTTCTGAATAAGTAATAATTGCACTTTGTCGTcggtttcatataattttatctataatgtaaattaacagactacataaaacatttttttagcgTTTTATCGCCTTAACGTTAGGCTGAGTGTTCAAATATTaattccattatttttttaatcaatatattaaaaaaatacgtaacaTGAATTTCCACATGTAAAAATTGTAACgtcacataatataaaaacgttgtacacaaatattttcaagtttCCTCTAAGCGTGTCTAAAGATTTCAcacttgaataaaattttaatgtatttcgaATATTGAACAATTGTTTGTGTCAGATCACAGATGTTTCCATAAAATAACTGAACTAGTAATCCTTaccgatttttatattatcgtatttgtttttattttatttgttcaattaataaaaaaataaatttgccttgaattgaaataaatggtATTTCTTTTTTCctatttttatacatgttaATAATTACATAGAGACGCGATCTAATGAAATAAGGTAAAATCAGACCCTGGTAGAAGCTTACGTGAAGCAGTGGGTGTACAtgggctggtgatgatgatgaaatctatacataaataggcaaaaataaaacagttcagTATCTTTTTCTTATCTGCTTGTCAACCGactttctttttgttttatttgctaTCTATTGATGAGTTTTAGTGTGgttaaaaacatattgaaaataaatactacatatgatacaaaaaatgattgtataaatataaaaaaaaaaacaatcagaaCGCCTACACTAAAAGTAGCTGTTCTAATAGGCGCGTGTAATCCTATTCTCTATTTCACTCTCGTAGTCTTCCCCTCGCTCGCAATTATCTCACTGTTTCTATAAATATTCGGTGTtgtcttattttttatgaaaggtCTGTTCTTACAGCGTTTTGAAAATCATCTACTAGGGTGAAATTGGAGATAACGTTTTTACGGAAGCTCATAAGACGGTGAAACTTATGATAAAGGAATCATATGCAAGCTCGCCATTTTGGAAAGTATCTTACGAGATCAATTATTATTGACGAAAGAAAAACAATATAGGTTTatataccaaatatatttttttaacaatctacGTATGTATTatatccactaacccgcattgtagcaaacggaggccttagcctaatGGGATATTTataggttgttactttactaaGCTACGAGTATAGTGTagagtcagtaactcttttgtggggCAAGGTAACAGGGTCTCAGAAGCGTTCAAAATGCCTCAGTTgccaaattaaaaaagaaaagtaaaggAATGCTTGtgtaacaataacaacaataacagcctgttaatgtcccactgctgggctaaggcctcctctcccttttgaggagaaggttgtgtgCTTGTGTGCTTgtggttatttattataattaatgaatttattgatGATACcacaccttgggaattaaaCGATCGCCTAAACAGAACACAACAAAAAGAATAAGTAGAACAGAAAAAAACACAACtgttcttttccgaaccgaagGTAGTTTccagtttgactatcaataagtaagtgtaacacttccatgttgaataaagtattttgattttggtaatTGTCATTTGTAAATTTGCCATCTGGTTGTCAGTTCCCTCGTTTGACTTGCTAGTGTGAAAAGATAATGaaacttatatgtaaaaaattaagaCTACTCATgatacaagttttatttataacaaattaattttaaatgtagatgataaaaataatatcctgggacattcacgcacggccatctgatcccagactaagcagagtttgtactatggaaaccagacaactgatatactacatatactacttttcttttgtaaatacatacttacatagataattatattcagactcagaacaaacagatatgttcatgcacattaatgtctgtcctgggtgggaatcgaacccacaatcttcggcgtgaaaggcaaatatctaccaaccacatcAACTGGCCCGCCcgatattattactttttatggtGTGGTCCGtatttttatccttatttatattaaagaaatacaaGTGTAAATTATTGGATTACTAACAGTTTCATGTTctacagtaaaaatatatataatatgagtgcagtaaaatatttaatttatcacgatgcaattaaaatttaaatacactttaactaaaatgtaagtaatatacGGTAATagcatgtaaatgtcccactgctgggctaaggcctcctctcccctttttagggagaagatttggagcttattccaccacgctgctccaatgcgggttggtggaatacacatgtgacagaatatcagtgaaattcgacatatgcaagtttcctcacgatgttgatGTTGTCCACcataattaatctcgtgatGGTGCGGGATCAccatcacgagatgaattatggtGGACGAGTGGTTCGTGCCAGGGCGTGAACCCACGATCagcggttaagatttacgcgttcttaccaattggccatctcggcttttttaaagtatataactttttttaaatatatatagataattacacccacacaaacagacatattcacgcacacaaatgtctgtcctgggtgggaatcaaacccacaaccttcggcgtgaaaggtaagtatctaccaaccacgccaaccaacTCGTCAAATACGAAGACGTAGTGCACCAGTGTGTTAATATTGATGTGTCTCAATCCGACGATTGCATTTCATGATCGTAGAGATTAGACGCAGGACGAACAgattaacgtgctttccgagacaagCGAGTGTAAAACTGGCTTCCTATCTACTGGCTACtatttcgatatttttaaataaatgtactgaagtattaatattgttatgtagtTTATACATGTGGTATTAATttggttttgattttaattgattattaggTACTGATTATTCCAATTATTCCTCCTTTACTCCACCCGTGGCTTTGCTGTGCTCTTCACATttttaggaatata
Protein-coding regions in this window:
- the LOC126777957 gene encoding facilitated trehalose transporter Tret1-like, translated to MSCFDDIYLWRQSLVLMADCMHSIGTGLMLSFPAVLNPAILSPSNTEISVTPDEASWIAASHGFSGVIGFCVIPPLMQVFGRKFAFFCMNILVSTGFFIFALANSISALYAARIIQGMALCGVYITAIVLGEYSHPKRRGYFITIKKASVAIGSLMCHSMALYWTWRQIAIFAIIPQIVSIIITCSWPESPAFLAMKGKYEECSASYIWLHGDNSKNRKDLEELIAAQQERRQKNKNSKKDKLIAFLRKLTQRDFLRSFLIVSVLTMIIDASGRYYMLAYIVEILIQITSDETIAVYCTIGADALTLVALSISCFIIRCFKRRTILFTAGILSVSLMFVTSFLTFLESSYKISISFWVTPFVILLNVFIVNAGVVPVCFAIIGEILPLEHKGTGSCTTGIVFTILYALVMKLTPLMMDKTGIVGTFGIYGTCVIAGLVVLYFVLNETKDKTLQEIENEIKGKKSSHFLMDKPLMS